One Choloepus didactylus isolate mChoDid1 chromosome 8, mChoDid1.pri, whole genome shotgun sequence DNA window includes the following coding sequences:
- the POLR2F gene encoding DNA-directed RNA polymerases I, II, and III subunit RPABC2 isoform X2: MSDNEDNFDGDDFDDVEEDEGLDDLENAEEEGQENVEILPSGERPQANQKRITTPYMTKMCAPVMVELEGETDPLLIAMKELKARKIPIIIRRYLPDGSYEDWGVDELIITD; this comes from the exons ATGTCAGACAACGAGGACAA TTTTGATGGTGATGACTTTGATGATGTGGAGGAGGATGAAGGGCTAGATGACTTGGAGAATGCTGAAGAG GAGGGCCAGGAGAATGTTGAGATTCTTCCGTCTGGGGAGCGACCGCAGGCCAACCAGAAGCGAATCACCACACCGTACATGACCAA GATGTGTGCCCCCGTGATGGTGGAGCTGGAGGGGGAGACAGATCCCTTGCTCATCGCCATGAAAGAGCTCAA GGCCCGAAAGATCCCCATCATCATTCGCCGCTACCTGCCAGACGGGAGCTATGAAGACTGGGGGGTGGATGAACTCATCATCACCGACTGA
- the POLR2F gene encoding DNA-directed RNA polymerases I, II, and III subunit RPABC2 isoform X1, producing MSDNEDNFDGDDFDDVEEDEGLDDLENAEEEGQENVEILPSGERPQANQKRITTPYMTKYERARVLGTRALQIAMCAPVMVELEGETDPLLIAMKELKARKIPIIIRRYLPDGSYEDWGVDELIITD from the exons ATGTCAGACAACGAGGACAA TTTTGATGGTGATGACTTTGATGATGTGGAGGAGGATGAAGGGCTAGATGACTTGGAGAATGCTGAAGAG GAGGGCCAGGAGAATGTTGAGATTCTTCCGTCTGGGGAGCGACCGCAGGCCAACCAGAAGCGAATCACCACACCGTACATGACCAAGTACGAGCGGGCCCGCGTGCTGGGCACCCGAGCCCTCCAGATTGC GATGTGTGCCCCCGTGATGGTGGAGCTGGAGGGGGAGACAGATCCCTTGCTCATCGCCATGAAAGAGCTCAA GGCCCGAAAGATCCCCATCATCATTCGCCGCTACCTGCCAGACGGGAGCTATGAAGACTGGGGGGTGGATGAACTCATCATCACCGACTGA
- the C8H22orf23 gene encoding UPF0193 protein EVG1 isoform X2 codes for MRHPGLPVASQERMGAVTKGTGLWRCPQRATYTPGTCELLRVMMKESKLTNFQQRHIMDTVKRGDTLPLQCSPTSSQRASPPKPQASAIYLPPILKARPHLRPANACQANGAYSREQFKPQATRDLEKEKRKLQNIFATGKDPEERKKKVPPVRQDPALELDRFEELVKEIQERKEFLADMEALGQGRQYRGIILAEISQKRREMEDIDHKRNEELWRALVTS; via the exons ATGAGACACCCT GGCCTTCCCGTGGCTTCCCAGGAGAGGATGGGGGCGGTGACCAAAGGAACTGGGCTCTGGCGTTGCCCCCAGCGGGCCACTTACACCCCAGGAACCTGTGAGCTGCTCAGAG TGATGATGAAGGAATCCAAACTAACCAACTTCCAGCAACGCCACATCATGGACACTGTGAAAA GAGGAGACACTCTGCCCCTGCAGTGCAGCCCAACATCCAGCCAGAGGGCATCGCCTCCCAAGCCACAGGCCTCTGCTATCTACCTGCCTCCCATCCTGAAGGCCCGGCCCCACCTCCGGCCTGCCAACGCGTGCCAAGCCAACGGGGCCTACAGCCGGGAGCAGTTCAAACCTCAAGCCACCA GAGATCTGGAGAAGGAGAAGCGAAAACTCCAAAACATCTTTGCCACTGGAAAGGACCCAGAGGAACGGAAAAAAAAGGTCCCTCCCGTGCGGCAGGACCCTGCCCTTGAGCTGGACCGGTTTGAAGAAT TGGTGAAGGAGATCCAGGAGAGGAAAGAATTCCTGGCTGACATGGAGGCCCTGGGACAGGGCAGACAGTACCGAGGAATCATCCTGGCTGAAATCTCCCAG AAGCGACGGGAAATGGAAGATATTGATCACAAGAGGAATGAGGAACTTTGGAGGGCTCTTGTCACCTCTTAA
- the C8H22orf23 gene encoding UPF0193 protein EVG1 isoform X1, producing the protein MRTLCGLPVASQERMGAVTKGTGLWRCPQRATYTPGTCELLRVMMKESKLTNFQQRHIMDTVKRGDTLPLQCSPTSSQRASPPKPQASAIYLPPILKARPHLRPANACQANGAYSREQFKPQATRDLEKEKRKLQNIFATGKDPEERKKKVPPVRQDPALELDRFEELVKEIQERKEFLADMEALGQGRQYRGIILAEISQKRREMEDIDHKRNEELWRALVTS; encoded by the exons ATGAGGACCCTGTGT GGCCTTCCCGTGGCTTCCCAGGAGAGGATGGGGGCGGTGACCAAAGGAACTGGGCTCTGGCGTTGCCCCCAGCGGGCCACTTACACCCCAGGAACCTGTGAGCTGCTCAGAG TGATGATGAAGGAATCCAAACTAACCAACTTCCAGCAACGCCACATCATGGACACTGTGAAAA GAGGAGACACTCTGCCCCTGCAGTGCAGCCCAACATCCAGCCAGAGGGCATCGCCTCCCAAGCCACAGGCCTCTGCTATCTACCTGCCTCCCATCCTGAAGGCCCGGCCCCACCTCCGGCCTGCCAACGCGTGCCAAGCCAACGGGGCCTACAGCCGGGAGCAGTTCAAACCTCAAGCCACCA GAGATCTGGAGAAGGAGAAGCGAAAACTCCAAAACATCTTTGCCACTGGAAAGGACCCAGAGGAACGGAAAAAAAAGGTCCCTCCCGTGCGGCAGGACCCTGCCCTTGAGCTGGACCGGTTTGAAGAAT TGGTGAAGGAGATCCAGGAGAGGAAAGAATTCCTGGCTGACATGGAGGCCCTGGGACAGGGCAGACAGTACCGAGGAATCATCCTGGCTGAAATCTCCCAG AAGCGACGGGAAATGGAAGATATTGATCACAAGAGGAATGAGGAACTTTGGAGGGCTCTTGTCACCTCTTAA
- the C8H22orf23 gene encoding UPF0193 protein EVG1 isoform X3: MGAVTKGTGLWRCPQRATYTPGTCELLRVMMKESKLTNFQQRHIMDTVKRGDTLPLQCSPTSSQRASPPKPQASAIYLPPILKARPHLRPANACQANGAYSREQFKPQATRDLEKEKRKLQNIFATGKDPEERKKKVPPVRQDPALELDRFEELVKEIQERKEFLADMEALGQGRQYRGIILAEISQKRREMEDIDHKRNEELWRALVTS; the protein is encoded by the exons ATGGGGGCGGTGACCAAAGGAACTGGGCTCTGGCGTTGCCCCCAGCGGGCCACTTACACCCCAGGAACCTGTGAGCTGCTCAGAG TGATGATGAAGGAATCCAAACTAACCAACTTCCAGCAACGCCACATCATGGACACTGTGAAAA GAGGAGACACTCTGCCCCTGCAGTGCAGCCCAACATCCAGCCAGAGGGCATCGCCTCCCAAGCCACAGGCCTCTGCTATCTACCTGCCTCCCATCCTGAAGGCCCGGCCCCACCTCCGGCCTGCCAACGCGTGCCAAGCCAACGGGGCCTACAGCCGGGAGCAGTTCAAACCTCAAGCCACCA GAGATCTGGAGAAGGAGAAGCGAAAACTCCAAAACATCTTTGCCACTGGAAAGGACCCAGAGGAACGGAAAAAAAAGGTCCCTCCCGTGCGGCAGGACCCTGCCCTTGAGCTGGACCGGTTTGAAGAAT TGGTGAAGGAGATCCAGGAGAGGAAAGAATTCCTGGCTGACATGGAGGCCCTGGGACAGGGCAGACAGTACCGAGGAATCATCCTGGCTGAAATCTCCCAG AAGCGACGGGAAATGGAAGATATTGATCACAAGAGGAATGAGGAACTTTGGAGGGCTCTTGTCACCTCTTAA